ACCGAGGAGATGGAGGGCACCGTCCTCGAGCACTACCGTCAGCGCGAGCTCGACGAGAAGGTGGACCTGGAACTGCGCAACGCCTTCGATCAATCCCTGGAGGAGATCTTCGAGGGCCCCGGAGAAGCCCCGGTGCGCGCGGAGACGCTCGTGCAGGCCGAGCGCCAGCGCCTGCTCTCCCTGGTGAGCCACTACTCGGGCGTGAGCCGGGGCGTGGTGCGCGCGTTGCTCGACCACCTGGCCGAGCGCACCGCCGCGATGAACCTCACGCTCCACCCGGATGACAGCCGGGAGGCGGGCATGAGGCTCGCCTCGCTCGTGACCGTGCTGACCATGAATTACCTCTACACCGACCGTTTCTTCGAGGAATGAGCCCATGGCACTGCCGCCCCTTCGCATCGCGGTCCTTCACTACCAGGCCAAGGATGATCCGCCGGATGCGGTGATGGAGCAGGTGTGCGCCACGCTCCAGCAGCTCGGACACACGCCGGTGCCGGTGCGCGTGGACGAGAGCCTCTCGGACATGGTGCGGCAGGTGTCCAGGTCGGGCGCCGACCTCGTCTTCAACCTCTGCGAGACCTTCGCCGAGGACTACCGGTTCGATGTGAACGTCGCCGCGGTGCTGGAGCTCGCGCGCGTGCCCTTCACGGGCTCGGGGACGGCGGGCCTGCTGCTCGCCCAGGACAAGATCCTCACCAAGCAGCTGCTGCAGTTCCACGGGGTGCTCACCCCGCGCTTCGCCTCCTTCGACGGCGACTCGTTCCAGACGAATGGAGACCTGTCCTTTCCGCTCATCGTCAAGCCCGCGCGCTCGGACGCCTCCATGGGGCTGGGCGTGGAGAAGGACATGGAGGGGCTGGCGCGCCGCGTGCGGATGATTCGCGAGCAGTATGACGACGAGGCGCTCGCGGAGGAGTTCATCGAGGGGCGGGAGTTGTACGTGGGCGTGCTCGGCGATCACTCCCGGCCCGAGGTGCTTCCCGTGGTGGAGCTCGACTTCGGAAAGAAGTGGAGCCGCAAACGCATGAAGATCGCGGACCGGGAGGTGAAGTTCGGGCCGGATACGCCCGGGAGCCCCCAGCTCGTGCTGCCCAGGGACTTGTCGGACGAGCTGCGGGGCCGCATCGAGGGAGCCGCGGTGACGGCCTTCCGCGCGCTCAAGCTGCGCGACTACGCCCGCATCGACTTCCGCGTGTCCAGCGCCACCAACGAGCCCTACCTCCTCGAGGTGAACCCCAACCCGTACCTCGAGGAGAAGAGCGAGGTGGCGCTCGCGGCCCGGGACAAGGGCATGTCGTATCCGGCGCTCATCCAGCACATCGTCGAGGTGGCCGCGCGCCGTTACGGGCTCGGGAGAGGGGCGGCCCAGGCCGCGCCCGCCGAGGAGCCCCTGTCCACGTAGGGGGCTCGGGTGTTTCAGTGGGGAGTCAGCCCGAAGTGGGCCTTGATGCGCTCGGCGGGAGGGGTGCTGCCGGCCTCCTCGAGCACCTTGAGGCCCCAGCGTGCCGCGTCACTCAGGTTGGGCGTGACGACATAGGGGGTATGGCTGCGCGGCCGCACCTTGAGGAAGGTGGACATCATCAAGCGCAGGAGCGGTGAGGTGATGACCAGGGCGTGGCCAAGCATCTGGGCATCGAGCAGGGCCCCGTGCTGCTTCAGCCACTCCGCCTGAAGTTGGCGGACGTCGGAGGAGAGCATGGGCGCGTTGCGCATGTCGAAGAGGGTGACGTGCTTCTCGGGGCGTTGCAGGTAGGTGAGCCGCTGCGCGAGGTAGTCCTCGAAGCTCGCGAGCGGGACCGCGCCTCGTATCTGGACGGTGAGCAGGGGCCAGAAAGAGTCGTCAAGGGTGATGGAGGGGGCGGGGGAGTCGTTCAAGTTGGGCGTCACGGTTTCCTCGAGCTCCCTTGGCTCCGGGGCCAGCGCCTCCTCAGGGAGTGCATCCTGCTACAGGCAGCGGCCGGACGACAGGTGCCGGTCCTCCGTGGGGGCTTGATCTGCTAGCTTCACGGGCTGTCGTGTCCGCTTCACCCGTTGTCTCTCTCTTTCGCACGTTTCCCAGGCCATGTCCCTCGTTCGCTTGCTGAGCACCGCTGTCCTTGCCCTGCTGTGGAGCCCTGTCGCGTTCGCACAGGCCCCGCAGGAGAAAGCCTCTCCCCAGCCCATGTCCGCTACCCGAGTCCAGGAGCTCGAGGCCTCCATCGCCGAGTTGAAGGCCAGTCGTGAAGAGGCCCCCGAAGCCATGAAGAAGGGGCTCGACCGGCAGATCGCCGCGCTGCAGGACGCGATCAAGCTGCAGCAGATGACCGATACGGCCAACGAGCAGAACAAGTCGCGGCGCCCGCAGCTCACCGCCGAGCAGAAGGCGTTCTTCACTCCCGTGGCGCCCGCCAAGGTGCCCTCGTGGATCCCCGACACGCTCACCCGCGCGCAACTCACGGAGGAGATGATGAAGTGCCCCGCGGGCGCCCGGGTGTTCGCGGACAAGCACGACATGGACTGCCGCAAGCCTCCCACCTCGAAGGCGGGTGTTCCTCAGCCTCACGGCCTGGCGCTGTGGTTCTACAAGTCCACCGGCAAGCTCAAGGCCCAGCGCTACTACGAGAACGGCCTGCTGCGCTGGGACATCTCGTACCACACCACCGGCGCGCGCTCGTCCCAGGGCTTCTATGACAACGAGAAGCCGAAGCAGGACCGCGAGACGGGCCTGCATACCTCGTACGCCCCCAATGGGAGCATCGTCCGGCAGGCGGAGTACAAGTCCGGCAAGCTCCAGGGCTGGAGCAAGCTGTGGGAGGACGACGGCTACCCCATGAGCGCCACGCGCTACGAGGACCACAAGTCCGTGGAGATGGTGGGCCCCACCGGCAAGAAGATGTAACGCGGGCGAGAAACCCCGGAGGGACGGGGACCAGGAAGTATCCCGGGTCCCCGCCCCGAGACAGCAGCTCAGAAACCCGCGTTCAGGTCGAGCGGTGCCTTGCCCTCGGTCTTCACGGGAGCCTGAGGCGAGCGATCCGACGTGCGCTCAGTGCTTTGCGCGTCGGAGCCGACGGTCTTGTGGGACTGCACGGCGCCCCGCATGGCCGGGCCGACGGTCTTGTGGGACTGCACGGCACCTCGCATGCCCGGACCGACGGTCTTGTGAGACTGCACGGCGCCCCGCATGGCCGGGCCGACGGTCTTGTGAGACTGCACGGCGGTCCGCATGGCCGGGCCCACCGCGCTGCCTGTCGGCTCCGCGCCCCACGCACTGCTGGCGACTCCGAGCCCGACGAGCACCGCGAATGCCTTGGATCGTAGCGACATCTTCGCCTCCTGGGGGCGCCTGGCCCCGGATATGAGACAGGTGTTGGCCGGTGGGAAGCTCCGGCCCCGGAAGTCTACAGGAGCGGATGCCGGCGTGCGCGAGGCGGCCAACGGCCACCTGGCTCGCGCCGAGCAGATCCTCGGCGGCGAGCGTGGCGAGGCCTACTTCTTGGGGAAGCTCGGGTCGGCCTTCACCTCTTCGATCTGCGCGGTGTGCCGCTTGGAGTGCGCGGCCATGAAGAGCATCCACTGGTAGGCGTCCAGATCACCCATGGGCGACGGACCGCTCACGTGGCTGCGCAGCTCGCTCTCCGGCGTCCCCTTGGCCAGGGCGATGTTCGCCTCGCGCCGGGCGTTGAAGGCCTTGGCGGCCTCCTTGGCCGAGGTGAACTTGCTCGCGGGCTGGAGCTTCTCGGGCGCCTTGAACTTGTTGGTCCGATCCGGAATGCCCTGGAGGATCTTCTCCTCGAGCCCCTGGGTCTTGGCCTTCTGCTCGGCGGTGGCGGCGGGCGTCTTGAGGACCTTGCCCGTGATGTTCTCGCCGAACATGTCCTCGGACAGGGCGATGTGCTCGGCCACCTCGGCGACCGACCAGCGATCCGGCGCGGGCTTGAACTTCCACTGCGCCTCCGAGAGCCCGTCGATGGACTTGAGGAAGTCCTTCTGGGTCTGGGTGAGGTAGTCGACGAGGAACTTCGAGTCCTTGGGGGCCGCCGCCTTCGCGGGGGCAGCCGGCTCGGCGGCGAGGACGAGGGTGGGGAGCAGCACGGCGAGGGCGAGCAGGGAACGCTTCATGGTGTGATTCCTCCGATGAGGGAGGCGCACCGTAGCGGAGGCCCCTGACATGCTGGGCAGCGAGACTGCTTGGGGTGCCTGTCATTGGGGCGCTCCGGGGAGTCAGGGGCCGGGCAACCCAGGTGCGGCGGGCAGGCGCAAGGAGTAGGTGGTGCCGCCGCTTTCGTCGCTGTCGACCCGCAGCTCGCCCCCCATGGCCTCCACGATGGCCTGGCTGCCGGGCAGGCTGTAGTCCTCCGGTCCCGATGCGGAGTCCCAGATCCCGCTCTGCACCAAGATCCCGCTCTCCAGGAAGAAGTGCTGCTCCTCTGATGTACGAAAGACGGGGCCGGTGAGGACCACGCGGCTCCAGGACTCCTCCCGCCAGGACCTCACCCGGAGCACGTGCTGCCGTGAGGGGTCGTGCCCCATGGTGCGGAGGGAGCCCCGCAGCAGGTACAGGAACACGCGCAGGAGGTAGCGCGCGCTGCCGAGCACGGGGGAGGGCTCCGGGGCGAGGTCCTCCTCCACTCGGACCGTCGGCGGCAGCTGGCCGCGGATCATGCGCAGCGCCCTGGCCAGGCACTTCTCGACGTACACGGGCAGGGGCGGCTCCGGTGGCACGTACCTCAAGAGGCGGAGGTTTCGTGCCTGCGCGTGGAGGCGGCGACACGCCTCGAAGCCCGTGGACAGGACCTCGCGCTTTTCCTCCTTCTCTTCCTCCTTCGCCTCCTCATTCGGGAGCCTCGCGATGCGCTGGAGCAGCGAGCGAAGGAACGCGGTCTGGGTGAGGACCTGCTCGGCGGCGAGCGCCATCACGGCCCGTGCGGCGTTGCGCTCGTCATTCTGGAGCGCCCGCAGCTGCGGCTCCTCGAGGGGGCGCGGTGGGGGGCCCTCGCCGGACCGGACATGGATGGGAAGGTCCACGCGGAACGTCACGCCCTGGTTCGGCTGGCTCTCCACCTGGAGCGCTCCGCCCACGGCCTCCACGAGGGCCCGGAGTCTGTACAGCCCCAGCCATTGGCCCGTGCCGGGAACGGGGGGAGGACACAGGGGCTCGAAGAGGTGCGGCATCATCCCTGGCGGGAGGCCCGGACCGGTGGCGGAGATCGTCACCCGCACGCTTTGCTCGGAGGCCCGGGTGCTCAGGCGCAGCACGTGCTGCTGGGGGGCTCGCGAGCGCATGGCCGCGAGGGCATCGAGCACGAGCCCGAAGAACAGCCGGTTCAGCCAGGTCCGGGTGATCTGCACTTCTGGCAGCTGGGGCGGGTCGTCCCTCTCCACCTGGCACGAGTGTTCCCACACCGCCCGGGTGAAGCGCACCACCCGGTCCAGGCTCTCCTGCACGCTCTCGAACTTGCCCTCCCACCGGGGCTCGGGGCCCTCTAACATGAACCCAAAAAGGTTGTCCGGGACGCTGTAGGGGCCCTCGCACGATTCGCGGGCCCGCTGGAAGAGCCTGTGCTCTTCTTTGCTCGCACGAAATTCCCAGAAGTAGTTCACGGTGTGCAGCAAGACGCTGTAGTGGCCGCTCCAATGCTGTCGGTAGGCGCGCGGCAGCCAGTACGACGAGCGGGGATAGAGGGTTTCTGTCATTGTAGGAGCCTCACGGCTGCTTCGCGTTGTGGAAGTCGCCCGTGTAGAGCCTTTCCGGAAGTCGTCCATCCCAGACGCAAGCCGGGAAGCGCACGTTCCATCCCGTGGATGATGGCGAGAGGTCGTGCATCGCCGCGCACGAGTGCGGGCGCATAGACCGCGACACCAAGGTCAGTCGGAGCGCTCATCATTTCAACACCAATCCATGACGAAAATTTTAAGGGTGGGATCCGCGCGCTTCAGCGCGGTCTTGTGCGCTTCGCTACGTCGGGTCTGTCCGGGAGATTCCCAACCACCCCAGGATTTCCTTCACCGCCTTCTCGCCGCTGTGCCGCACCTGCTCATCCAGCTGCGTTCCGACCACGCGGGCCTGTCCCTCCAGCCGCAGGGCTTCCTGGAAGGCCTTCTTGAAGGACTGCTGTGTCAGCTCCTGGATGCGCAGCCTCACGGCGACGCCCGCGGATACGAGCGCCTGGGCATTGAACTCCTGCTCCTCGAAGATGGGAATGGCGATGGTGGGCTTGCCCGAGCGCGCCGAGGCGGCGCAGTGGCCCGCGCCTCCCTGGTGGACGATGACGGAGACCCGCGGGAAGAGCCAGCTATGGGGAAAGCGCTTCCCCATGTACCACTGGGGATTCTGGAGGATGGGGTCCTCGAGCATGAAGTCGAACGTGTGCTCGAGCAGGATGGCGCGGAGGCCCAGCTCCTGGACGGCGCCCAGCATGGCGTGGGCGGCCTGCCGGGCCTGGGCGAGGGGAAGGAATTGCAGCAGCGAGAAGCTGCCGAACCCGATGTAGATGATGGGCCGCTCTCCGCTCTGGCGCAGGAAGTCGCTGAGCGCCTCGGGCACGGCCTCCGTCTCTTCCTGACTGGGCGGCAGCAGCGGCCCGGGGTTGAAATACCAGGGAGGTGTGTCCTTGTGCGGCACGGGCATGAGCGTGCTCGAGTAGGCTTGGAGCGCGGGGTACTGCCAGAACCCGCGGCCAAAGAAGTAGCTCAGCGCAGGACGCGGTGGCAGGTCATGCACGCGCCGCAGTCGGCGCAGCACGGGCCCCTCCAGGAAGATGCGGATGAAGAAGGGGAGCGTATAGGACAGCCAGTTGATGAAGCTTCCCTTGTCACCCGTGCCCACCATGGGGCAGAGCCACTCGGTCGTCGCGGTGAAGAGCGGGGTGTAGCGCAAGACGAACAGGGGGAGCCGGTGTTTGTCCGCCGCCAGGATTCCCACGTTGAGGGCGAACTCATTGACGATGAGCACATCGGGCTTCGAGCGCGTCACCATCTCATCGAACTGTCGCACGTAGGCCGGGGTGTGCCCGGCGATATGGCGGAAGAGGTAATAGATGCTCCGCGGCCCCGACTGGCCCTGGAGCTGGACGGTGACGACGTCCTCCGTGTGGTCCTCTTCCTGCGCGAAGAGCTCGCTCTCCTCCAGGCCCAGGCTCCGGCCCGCCTCGCGGTAGCGCTCGCGGACGTTGATGATCACCGAGTGGCCCTCGCGCTTGAGTTGTTGCGCGAGCACGGCCAGGGGCTGGAAGTCTCCCCGGCTCCCCCAATAGAAGAGGGCGAAGCGGAGCTTTCCACTTCGGGGCCGCACCACCTCCTGCTCCGCCCAGGGGCCGCTCGCGCTCCGGCGGGAGCGCAGGTCGTCGCGGTAGAGGAGATAGAGGAAGGCGGTGAGTGACACGAGCACCACCGCGAGGGTGGCCAGTCCTCCCGCGAGCACCGTGAGGATGATGGAGCCAACTGATGCCATGGGACCTCCGCGAGGCCTTCAGCTCCCGGCCGAGCAGAGGCCAATGTCTCGTTCCCCGGGGAGATGGCGCTCACTCCTCCAGGGCCGTCAGATACGCCAGCACCCCGCGCCGGCCTCCACACTGAGGGCAGGCAAACACACTACCTGAACTCGTCCACGATGTAGACCCCAGCGCGGGGAGCTTCGACGATGGCTGTCCCAGGCTTGGATTCAGGACGCTTGCGGAGCTGCCCCAGCCCGAGCCGCGCCACCGCGCACATGGGCACCTGCTCGCCTCCATCCATGGGTTGGGCGGCGTAGTACCGGATGACGGCTTGTGGCCCGCTGGTCCAGACGCGGCCATAGAGCCGGGCAGGGGCTTGAAGCAGGCCAAGGTCCTCCTCAAGGATGCTCTCGATGTTTCCTTCGTAAAGCGTGATGGGAAAGGCGCGGGATTGGTTCGCATCGAGTTGGACCCACGCGGATTCCCCGACAAACATCCGCAAGTAGTTCATCGCCTTGCGCGCCTCGGGTGGGCACTGCTCGGGTCCTGGGCTGCCGTCAGCACGGAGGGACACCCCTCCGGTCGCAGTTCCGGGGCAACCGGAGGACGTCACGAGAAGGACGGCGCAACCCAGGAACGCCAACTTGTTGGAGGCCATGTCGCTTGCTCCTATCGCTCTATGAGGGCCGGATCTAGTTGGATGAAGGCCTGCCGCATCCCGTCGTGCCGGTAGACCTCCAGCGACAGGCGCGTCAACTTGCCATCCTCCATGAAGGCGCCACCGTCCACGACAAAGGCCACCACACCGGACCCGCCGGGCATGATCTCACGGCCAGTGGCGCGAACGGCGACTGCTCGCTCATGGCCTTTGTCCAGGGTCACCAGACGAGCCGACTTCATGCTCCACGGCTGCTCAGGGGCCAGGTTCTTGATCTTGAAGACGACAGCCGCCTTGACCTTCCCCTGAAGCACCTGGGCATCAATCTCGGCATCCGCGTCCTTGCCAAAAAAGCGCTCCACCACCTTGAACGGTGTCTGTGCCAACGCGCCTGATACCAGCAGGGCGGCCAGGGCGTGATCCTCCGAAGTCTCTTCCTTGCGGTAGCGCTGGTTCTCCTCGGTCAGGGCGTCGTTCTTCTTGAGCGCTTCCCTCAGAACTGCGTGCATGGCCGCGTGGCTCTCGCGGTTTTTGAAGACGTCGACCTGCTGGTCCGTCCACGACCACCCTTCGCGGCCCGGAGGTCTCAGCAGAAAGGGCACCTCTGTCCCATCGACCAGCGTCACGACCACGGGAATTGCTTCATCGTCGTCGAGGTCATGGAGGGGCTCCAGGAGTACCTTGTTGCGGACCACCGCCAGCGGCTCGAGCCGGCCCTCCCAACCGAGCATCTTCGTCTTGACCGGGTCGACGGACTGCTCGAACCGGAGCGTCGTGACGACCTGCCCCTTCACGTAAACGCGGTGGGTGGCATCGTCTGGGTGTTCCGAGAGCAGGATGGGGCGTACAGAGAGTTTGTCGCGCCCGCCGCTGGCCAGGGCGGCTGACGCCGCGAGGGCAACAAGGAGTACAGACCGGAGAAGTAGCATCAGCCGGTCAACTTATCAGGGAGGGCGGCATATTCAAGCGGAGACCTGGGACGGCCGCGTCCCGGAGACGGTGTCAAAGGACTCGAACGCGGGACACGGTCAGAGCGACACTTGGCGTGGACGGGTGCTCCTATCCGTCACTTCCACTTGTTGGTATGGGCACGGGGGCCGCGCTGGTGAACTTCATGCGGAACCTGCACGCCAACTCGTCAAGCAGGGGCATTTGTTGGATAGTTCTTTGACACCTTCTTGGAGTCAGAGCGCTCCATTAGCGACAGACTGGAACTGTCACGAGGCGCAAGCACCTTGGCCTGTTTCGTCATAAGAAAGTTGGCCAAGAAAACCATCTGCCGAGTTTGTGGTGGATTGGGCTACCTTGCTTGACGATTCAGGGATGTGCGGAGTTCCCGAAGCCTGGCGGCAAATGGTGTTTCTTCGATTTTGATTTGTGTGCTCAACTGCCATCTTGCGTCACTAGTCACGGTGAATCTCTTTTCGCTAGTGAGTGCGCGCCGTAGTTGAGCGTGTGGATCTCGAGAGCGCGACTTGTATCCGGCACTTTGCAGTTGCTGCTCGATTTTAATGGATGTGAGCGGTTCATCGGTGAGAGCGAGAATCCTGAGTAGATGCTGTTTCAGTGTGAGCTTTTTTCGGCGCTCTAGAAGTCTTTCGATTTTCTCGGACAAATCTGTCGATTGAATTCCAGATGTGTGTAAGTCGTCGAAGAAGTTTTTGAATGGCCAATCTGTGTCGGGCTTTAGGGACTCAGGGGGAGGTTCCTTTAGGTTTGATGCGGCGCCTAGTGTGACCACTGCAAGGCCGCCTATCGTCAATCCCGCTAGCCACTTCATCGGAGTAGGAAGCTTCGTGAACCCTTCGAACGCGCCTTTTATGGTGGCTGCGGTAAGCAGTGTCCCCATTGAGGCCAAACCATGCAGCCCAGCGTGTTTCGCTGCTTCACGTGAATATTTGCGGAGAAGGAGCATGATGTCATCGTCATCAAGACCAAGGCGGGGATAATCCGTTGCGTCCCAGTCGTTGTCTCTGCTTATGATGACATCTAAGCCGAGTTCTTCGAATAGCTGTGCGTGCGGAACGTCTGTTGGGTCGCGAGCAAGGAGTCGCTGGATGTTGGCGGACTTTCTGTTGGTCGGCTCGAAAAAATAGATTTTTTCAAGAATCGACTGTTTGGCAGACTCAACCCTCTCGCTGGGGGCTTTGCATGGGAATGTTGGAAGGTTCCGTATGACCTCTTCTCTTACTAGCGTGGTTGCAAATGCTCTTAGAACGCCTGCATCAATCGCCTCTTCAAGGTTGGTTAGTGCTGTGGGGTTCTTGAGTTGAGATCGGCACGAAATGGTTGAGAGCACCACATTAGCGTCGACAAGTGCAAAAATCGGGCTGATGACTTGCGGCGGTGGCTTGAGGCCCGGGATTTCTGGTCCGCCCGTCAAGTACCGAAGATCGTTTGAACGGAACTCAAGGAACTTCTTTTTTTGCATTTCTGTTGGCTCTAATTGTTGGAGGAGGGCTCACCACGGGCGCATGACCCACGGGGGGCTGATGCCTGAGCTGTAGTTTTGGGGTGGTTTGCCCGATGTCGCCCCATGTTCTGTTTGCGCTCATGGGCAGGTGACCGCACGGCACCAACACAAGGGGGACTGGGTCACAACATCATTCGTTGCTGGCAGCGCCAAGAGGTGTGGTGTGCCTCAATCTTCTCCATAGACAAGAGTATAGCTGACGGTCGTGCGCATTAACTGGGGGCAGTGATGCGCATCCGCGCCCGCCCTGGAGTGCGCTCGATACAGCTTAACCTAAGGTGGGAGATGTCATGGCCGACCGGAAGTCCTACAGAACCAGCACTCAACCGCGCTGGGAGTTCTTTTGCCGTCAGCATCCAGCGGCGGGTTCGAATCCCCGCCGCCCCAGGCCCTCTGGCCGTGACTACGCCGTGGCGGCGCGCACCACCCGGAGCAGCTCGCCCGAGTCGATGAGCTCGCAGACGGCCTCGATGTCGCGGTGGATCTCCCGATCCTTCTCCATGGTGGGCACGCGGCTGCGCACCAGCTCGTGCGCGGCGCGAGGGCCCCGGCCCGCCTTCACCGGCAGCCGGAAGTCCAGCGCCTGGCTCGCCACCAGGATCTCAATGGCCAGACACGTGCGCGTGAAGTCCGCCACCTGCCGGCCCTTGAGCGCCGCCGTCATGCCCATGGACACGTGGTCCTCTCGGCCCGCCGAGGACGGAATCGAGTCCACCGAGGCCGGGTGGCACAGCACGCGCGACTCGGCCACCAGCGCCGCGCTCGTCACCTGGGCGATCATGAAGCCCGAGTTCAACCCCGAGTTCTTCGCCAGGAACGGCGGCAGGTTGGACAGCGCCGGGTTCACCAGCTGCTCCACGCGCCGCTCGCTGATGGAGGACAGCTGCGTGAGCGCCATCGCCGTCACGTCCATGGCCAGCGAGATGGGCTGCCCGTGGAAGTTGCCGCCCGAGACGATCCGGTTGCCCTCCACGAAGACGAGCGGGTTGTCCGTGGCGCTGTTCACCTCGACTTCCAGAATCCGCCGCGCGAAGGCGAACCCCTCGCGGGCCGCGCCGTGCACCTGCGGCATGCAGCGCAGCGAGTACGGGTCCTGCACCTTGCTGCAGTTGACGTGCGTCTCCACCAGATCACTGCCCGCCAGCAGCGTGAGCAGGTGGGCGGCGCAGGCCTTCTGGCCCTCGTGCGGACGCACCTCTTGAATCTCCGGGATGAAGGGCTTGTGGCTGCCCAGCAGGCCCTCGAGCGTCATGGAGCCGGCGATGTCCGCGATGGTGGCGAGCGACTCGGCGCGAAGCTGGAGCAGCGTGCCCACCGCGCACATGGCCTGCGTGCCATTCACGAGCGCCAGGCCCTCCTTGGCCTCCAGCACCACCGGCTTCAGCCCGGCGCGCTCCAGCGCCTGACGGGCCGGCATCCGCTGGCCCTGGAAGAAGGCCTCGCCCTCGCCGATGAAGACGAGCGCCAGGTGCGCCAGCGGCGCCAGGTCTCCCGAGGCGCCCACGCTGCCGCGCTCGGGCACCACCGGCACCACGTCCCTGTTCAGCATGTCCAGCGCCAGCTGCAGCGTCTCCAGGCGGATGCCCGAGAAGCCCTTGGCCAGCACGTTGCAGCGCAGCAGCAGCAGGGCGCGCGCCTCGGGCAGGGGCATGGGGGTGCCCACGCCGGCGGCGTGCGAGAGGATCAGGTTGCGCTGCAGCTCGCGCAGGTCCTTCTTGTCGATGCGCACCTCGGCCAGGGTGCCAAAGCCGGTGTTGATGCCGTAGGCGGGGGTGTCTCCGGCGGCCACGCGGTCCACCAGGTCGCGCGAGGCGCGGACGCAGGCCTCGGACTCGGGCGTGAGCTGCACGATCGCCTCGTTGCGGGCAACCTGCAGGATCTCCTCCAGCCGGAGGGTGTCACCATCGATGAGAAGACGGGGGCGGTACATGTCGGGGGCTCCAGGCAACGGGTGCGGCGGTACGGCCCTATACCCCAACACATGGCGCCGTGCAGCCCGTCCGCTCAGGGAGCTTTTGACAGCCGGAGGCCACCTCACTAGCTTGACGCGCCGTTCCAGGAGGAACCAGCCAACGTGGCCTTGATCGTCCAGAAGTACGGCGGAACCTCGGTCGGAGATACCGAGCGGATGAAGAACGTGGCGCGCCGCTGCATCGCCGCCCAGAAGGCGGGCAACGACGTGGTGGTCGTCGTCTCCGCGATGTCCGGAGAGACCAACCGTCTGTTGAAACTCGTCGCGCAGATCACCGACCGGCCGAGCGAGCGCGAGCAGGATGTGGTGGTCGCCACCGGCGAGCAGGTGTCCATCGGCCTGGTGGCCATGGCCATCCAGGCGCAGGGGGGGCTGGCCACCAGCTTCCTCGGCCACCAGGTGCAGATCGTCACCGACAGCATCTTCTCCAAGGCGCGCATCAAACGCATCGACGCGGACAAGATCGTCGAGGCGCTCAAACAGAAGCACATCGTGGTGGTGGCCGGCTTCCAGGGCCAGGACGAGCAGGGCAACGTCACCACCCTGGGGCGCGGCGGCTCGGACACCACGGCGGTGGCGCTCGCCGCGGCGCTCAAGGCCGACGCCTGTGAGATCTACACGGACGTGGACGGCGTCTACACGACCGATCCCAACGTGTGCCCCTCGGCGCGCAAGCTGGAGCGCATCTCCTACGAGGAGATGCTCGATCTGGCGAGCGTGGGCGCCAAGGTGCTGCAGATCCGCTCGGTCGAGTTCGCGATGAAGTACAAGGTGCCGCTCTGGGTGAAGTCCTCCTTCACGGACGACCCGGGGACTCTGGTGTGTGAGGAGGACAAGTCGATGGAGAACGTGGTTGTCAGCGGCATCGCCTACGACAAGAACGAGGCGAAGCTCGCCATCAGCGGCGTGCCGGACGTGCCGGGCGTGGCCGCGAGGATCTTCGGGGCCCTGGACGCGCAGAACATCGTGGTGGACCTGATCGTCCAGACGGCCTCCAAGGAGGGCAAGACGGACC
The sequence above is drawn from the Archangium gephyra genome and encodes:
- a CDS encoding ATP-binding protein translates to MTETLYPRSSYWLPRAYRQHWSGHYSVLLHTVNYFWEFRASKEEHRLFQRARESCEGPYSVPDNLFGFMLEGPEPRWEGKFESVQESLDRVVRFTRAVWEHSCQVERDDPPQLPEVQITRTWLNRLFFGLVLDALAAMRSRAPQQHVLRLSTRASEQSVRVTISATGPGLPPGMMPHLFEPLCPPPVPGTGQWLGLYRLRALVEAVGGALQVESQPNQGVTFRVDLPIHVRSGEGPPPRPLEEPQLRALQNDERNAARAVMALAAEQVLTQTAFLRSLLQRIARLPNEEAKEEEKEEKREVLSTGFEACRRLHAQARNLRLLRYVPPEPPLPVYVEKCLARALRMIRGQLPPTVRVEEDLAPEPSPVLGSARYLLRVFLYLLRGSLRTMGHDPSRQHVLRVRSWREESWSRVVLTGPVFRTSEEQHFFLESGILVQSGIWDSASGPEDYSLPGSQAIVEAMGGELRVDSDESGGTTYSLRLPAAPGLPGP
- a CDS encoding DinB family protein translates to MKRSLLALAVLLPTLVLAAEPAAPAKAAAPKDSKFLVDYLTQTQKDFLKSIDGLSEAQWKFKPAPDRWSVAEVAEHIALSEDMFGENITGKVLKTPAATAEQKAKTQGLEEKILQGIPDRTNKFKAPEKLQPASKFTSAKEAAKAFNARREANIALAKGTPESELRSHVSGPSPMGDLDAYQWMLFMAAHSKRHTAQIEEVKADPSFPKK
- a CDS encoding DUF5953 family protein, producing the protein MMSAPTDLGVAVYAPALVRGDARPLAIIHGMERALPGLRLGWTTSGKALHGRLPQREAAVRLLQ
- a CDS encoding DUF2381 family protein, which gives rise to MLLLRSVLLVALAASAALASGGRDKLSVRPILLSEHPDDATHRVYVKGQVVTTLRFEQSVDPVKTKMLGWEGRLEPLAVVRNKVLLEPLHDLDDDEAIPVVVTLVDGTEVPFLLRPPGREGWSWTDQQVDVFKNRESHAAMHAVLREALKKNDALTEENQRYRKEETSEDHALAALLVSGALAQTPFKVVERFFGKDADAEIDAQVLQGKVKAAVVFKIKNLAPEQPWSMKSARLVTLDKGHERAVAVRATGREIMPGGSGVVAFVVDGGAFMEDGKLTRLSLEVYRHDGMRQAFIQLDPALIER
- a CDS encoding D-alanine--D-alanine ligase family protein, yielding MALPPLRIAVLHYQAKDDPPDAVMEQVCATLQQLGHTPVPVRVDESLSDMVRQVSRSGADLVFNLCETFAEDYRFDVNVAAVLELARVPFTGSGTAGLLLAQDKILTKQLLQFHGVLTPRFASFDGDSFQTNGDLSFPLIVKPARSDASMGLGVEKDMEGLARRVRMIREQYDDEALAEEFIEGRELYVGVLGDHSRPEVLPVVELDFGKKWSRKRMKIADREVKFGPDTPGSPQLVLPRDLSDELRGRIEGAAVTAFRALKLRDYARIDFRVSSATNEPYLLEVNPNPYLEEKSEVALAARDKGMSYPALIQHIVEVAARRYGLGRGAAQAAPAEEPLST
- a CDS encoding glycosyltransferase, encoding MASVGSIILTVLAGGLATLAVVLVSLTAFLYLLYRDDLRSRRSASGPWAEQEVVRPRSGKLRFALFYWGSRGDFQPLAVLAQQLKREGHSVIINVRERYREAGRSLGLEESELFAQEEDHTEDVVTVQLQGQSGPRSIYYLFRHIAGHTPAYVRQFDEMVTRSKPDVLIVNEFALNVGILAADKHRLPLFVLRYTPLFTATTEWLCPMVGTGDKGSFINWLSYTLPFFIRIFLEGPVLRRLRRVHDLPPRPALSYFFGRGFWQYPALQAYSSTLMPVPHKDTPPWYFNPGPLLPPSQEETEAVPEALSDFLRQSGERPIIYIGFGSFSLLQFLPLAQARQAAHAMLGAVQELGLRAILLEHTFDFMLEDPILQNPQWYMGKRFPHSWLFPRVSVIVHQGGAGHCAASARSGKPTIAIPIFEEQEFNAQALVSAGVAVRLRIQELTQQSFKKAFQEALRLEGQARVVGTQLDEQVRHSGEKAVKEILGWLGISRTDPT
- a CDS encoding toxin-antitoxin system YwqK family antitoxin yields the protein MSATRVQELEASIAELKASREEAPEAMKKGLDRQIAALQDAIKLQQMTDTANEQNKSRRPQLTAEQKAFFTPVAPAKVPSWIPDTLTRAQLTEEMMKCPAGARVFADKHDMDCRKPPTSKAGVPQPHGLALWFYKSTGKLKAQRYYENGLLRWDISYHTTGARSSQGFYDNEKPKQDRETGLHTSYAPNGSIVRQAEYKSGKLQGWSKLWEDDGYPMSATRYEDHKSVEMVGPTGKKM